The Bernardetia sp. ABR2-2B DNA window TAGAAACTCTTTTTACATAGGCATTTAAGGCAACAGCCATACTATCTGTCAAATGAATTGCCTTTGTTGAGCAAAACGAAACGGCATGTTCTGTTCCTTTTGAATTAATTGCACCTAATAAGTTTTTCCCTAAAACTCCTTTTGTTTGCATAGCTATTTTTTGTCCTATTTCAAGAGGAGATAAATTGGACTAGTTGCCTTTTCCTTTGTGTCTGGATTTGTAATGTTCTTCAAACCAATCAGGTTTTTCTAGCTCGGAGTTATAGATATAATTTGCAATTTTTTTGAGTTTTTCTTCACTAAAATTCATCTTCGACATCACTCCAAAACGCTCAACAGCATGCTTCATTTTTGCTTTTTCTTTGCTTGGATTGCTTACAAAGGCTATTAATTCTTTCGTAAACTCTTCCTGTGTAGTGCCTTCTTTTATATAATGTCTTTTGACTGCTTCCATTGGTGGAGCTGAAGCTACGGCTTGGGAGGCACTCGGACTATGGCAAGAATAACAGTTGGCTTCCATTAATTGCAATCCTTTGACGAGTTCTTCTTCAGGAGTAAGCACTTTTTCGACTTCTTTTTGAGATGTTTGAGTTATTTCTTCTTTTGGGCTAGAAGTGGTGTTGGTTTCTTTTTTTGAATCTGAACAACTCATCACTAAAAAAGAAATGAATAAAGCAATATATAACAAATTCGTATTCATACAATTAGATTTTGATTGAAAGTAGGATAATTATTTTATCAAAAATACAATTTAATTAAGTTGAGTTTGGTAACAAAAGTTACTCAAAAAACAACCTTACTCTTAATTCGGTAGCCTTAATCAACCTGCTTAGAAATCGTTAGTAGAAAAAAATAAAAGTTTTTGTGTGGAATTTTGTGAAGTGGTGCATCTACTTACCAAACAAACAATTTACCTCACTTTAATTTTTATCGATTATGGAATCTCTTAGAAAATCTTTCAGACAATTAACTTCAATTACTAAAGTCAGTCTATTAGCAACTTCTACTGTATTTATCGTAGCTTGTAATTCTTCCAAAACAGGTAACTATGAAATGGCAGATACCACAGTAGCAACCGAACAAGACCACAGAACAGTTTCTTCCCCTACAAAAATTAGCCGTAATAAAGAGAAAAAAGATATTTCATATAATGCAACTCAAAATGCAGATTATGCTGCTGGTGCTGTAATGGATGAGGCAGAAATGTATATCTCTGATGATAGAGTTTCTCAAAATACAGAAAACTATCAAAAGCAAATAGAAAATAAATTCATTCAATCTCTGAAAGAACCTCTATCTACTTTTTCGATTGATGTTGATAATGCTTCTTATTCAAATGCTCGTCGCTTTATTCAGTCTGGACAAGTTCCAAACCCTGATGCTGTTCGTATCGAAGAATTTATAAACTACTTTGATTACGATTATAAGAATCCAACAGGAAAACATCCTTTTTCAGTAAGCACAGAAATTTCTACTGCGCCTTGGAATGAAAAACATAAACTGGTTCATGTAGGAATACAAGGAAAA harbors:
- a CDS encoding c-type cytochrome, with the translated sequence MNTNLLYIALFISFLVMSCSDSKKETNTTSSPKEEITQTSQKEVEKVLTPEEELVKGLQLMEANCYSCHSPSASQAVASAPPMEAVKRHYIKEGTTQEEFTKELIAFVSNPSKEKAKMKHAVERFGVMSKMNFSEEKLKKIANYIYNSELEKPDWFEEHYKSRHKGKGN